The Mangifera indica cultivar Alphonso chromosome 12, CATAS_Mindica_2.1, whole genome shotgun sequence DNA window ATGACGCAATACTACATTGAGATCAGACAAATAGTTCGAAATTGTTTCGATATGCAATtgatatctttatatttatgatagtgACACAAATCAGATCTCCAAGGTAGATCTCTATAACCCTTGTATTATAGCTTAATTACATCATTGCTTCACATATACTtcttaaaattatgattttcaaACTCAGATCAAACCGGCGATTAAACCAACCTTGTGGTGACTTGTGTTCAGTTTGAatcttgatcaattttttttctttttaagtatttttcGTTAAGTTCATCTACTTGATCGATCTGGTCAAACCCCGCActatcttaaataaataaatattattacgCATGTTATtaggaaatttaattttgatcaaatGCAATttcagattatatatttaatgattaaacgAACAAAACTAACTTGAAtgtttttataaacttttttttaaaataattaaccaaTCTTATCACTGATTTGATTAGGAAAGTCTCAATCTTATCAAATTCTGATCTTTCACAACAAAAATTCTTCCAATGAACCCTTAAGTCTTCTATTAGGTTATTCTCTTGGAAGTTGTAAAGAAGTCGAAGAAAATTGGATGGTAGGTAGGAGCATCATTCTCACTTGCTTCGTCTTGTGCTGCTGAGGTGACAGAAACATCACCAGCTTGAGGAGGCTGCCCTGTTTCCTGTTCCATACCCTTACGAAAAAAGTCCACACAATACTTCTCCTTCTCTTACTCATCCGACAATTCTTCCTAGCCTTCTTCTCCAGTACCGCATAGCCTGCCGACCATCCTTCACCGCTTTCAACTCAAGCTTGTCCCTTCATTAATACACAATACAACAAGCATACCCAAGTTGCACGTGTAAGCACAAGTGGTAATTTTTTGAAGCCTAAAACGGAGCTAATCTAAGCAATTCAATGAAAACCcagaaagggaaaggaaggtaTTTGAGAGGGCGGCCTTCGACGCCGGAGTTCTTGGAGGAGAAGGAATCACGTGAGGTAATCTTCTTCTTGGCGCAGTGGAACTCAACATCAGGACCGTTCAATTCTTTGGACTTTTTGGATTCTTCCAGGGATTTATAGAGCTGGGCTTTGAGTTCCAAGATAGAAGATGGATCCACTCCTTCGATTGAGCGTTGTTTCTTGGGCATGATTGATGATTCTGTTAGACATCCCAGCGATTCAACCACAaccctcttctttctctcttgttcttccaACATTAATGACCCCAATTTGGCTATTGAAGCTTTAACTGATTCGGACAATTCGGGATTGAAATTGATTGATAAGTGCTGCTCTTGCTGCTGCTAAATCTTCTTTCTCGTAATTTCTTTTCTCCGCCGTGCTGAGTAAAACGACATGCCGTTTGGATTGGAAATCTAGAGTTGGGCAAATGTTATAGACACCCCTTTACAGTTGCGGTTCATCCTTAGAAGATTAATTTTACAATTGCTTTATCGAACTGGCAAAATTCTGTCTCAGAAACTTAAAAGAGAAGTGTAAGAAAGAAATGATGAAATGGTGATGTTGGCGCTTGGGATGCATTTGGAAGTCAAATCATCGGATTTTGCTGGTTTAAAGGAAGACGGGGTACAGGTAACAGGAAAATAAAAGGAGATTGGGATCGAGTTTGCTCATAGCTACCATTCCCCAATAGAAGAATTAATCAATCCCGAATAAGAACTTTCAAGCTCTACTGGGTattttatattagtaatattatatgcgCAATTAATgaacacaaatttatatataaatgataatatatataattgaatattattttatttctaattcaaagtCACACAATCATATAGTTGTAAGTTatcgttttgtgtataaatttatactcatttatacactttgttttattaattttagatatagttttattgattttacgTTCTCTCTGTGTCATTTAGCATCATTCACTGCTGTCAGCAGATTGAATCTGAATAGGATTTACTAGTACAGATAATACATTATCTCTGGTCTGACCAACTTCAATCCCATGCCCATCTCCATGCTGGTACATGCACTGAGCCATTCTGCCCAGATTCATTGCACTGTCAATGAAAGTTGTCGACAAGTGAGGATTTTCAAGCCGATCTCTGTTCATCTTCATCCATGTCGCAGCAATCATCTCTCCTATGTGTTCTCGGCCATCCTCCTGGGACGCTCCACTTTCATGCATGTAACATTGTATAGATTTAGCGACATCTCCTCTTTCCAATTCGTCCTGAATCACAAacaacatgaaaagaaaattacagtTTATCATATAAACTTACTGTTTTTGCTTAAAATCAATCGCAGAGGTTGTGGTGTTGCTCAGCTCACCGATGATGTTCCTAAGTCGTCTGCAAGTCTTAAAATCGTTGATGACCAACAGATTATATTGCTATATTCTTCCAAGCATTCTATGGCCTCCTTTGTAAGTGGATCTGCATCGAGAAAATAAGCATGCACTAGAAGCACAGAACCCGATACGGAAATCCATGCATTGTTCATGTATTCTGCAAGGGTTGGGATGTGTCCGCTATGATACCACTTTGCCTCCAATAGATAGCTTTTACATAAATCTGTCCACTGAATCAATTCgcaataatattaattacacGAATAACTTAAGAAATCATGacatgaaaattttgtaaacgTAACATGTTGGTCAAGGAACTCGGCCCATTAAGATGTTGATCGCTTTATAAACATAGTTTGTCATGGTTTTAAGCATTTTGACAATGGATTTAAATCGAGCCAGGTGTACAGACCTTGTGGTTTGAGCTaggttcaaataaaaataaaattactcaaGGTTTGTTGAACTAAAAATAAGAGGTGGTTGAGTTCAACTCAATCCCTAAAGTTGAAGTTTGTAACTCAATTtcattttacggtttgaatttTTGGCTCAATGATAAAAACAccttgttttaccaaataataggcgaaacaatatcattttgataactATTTAATATAACTAAAATCAAACCATGAGTTatactcaaatcaaattgatttatCACCTGACTCATAAATCGCACTCcttataactcaaatttgtcTCGAGTTTGatctaaataaattcaaactaaatcgaATTAAACCAAACTAGCTTTTAAGATTGAGttagttcaattcaaatccaactcTACCCTCGCTCCCAATCAAGATATTGTTTGCAGTTTTACAACTTAAAAAGCGGCTTGACAAAccaatttttcttatattattccCAAACTTTGTGAGATACTCATACACATAATATCTCGTGCTTTGGCAGGATGGGTTGAATTACCACTTTCTTAAGGCAAGGAATAATGTCAACTCCGTGCACTTTGAGAACATGCAAAGCCATGTCGTTTACGAAATTGAGGAGAACAAGATAACAAATCTTCATATAATCTGGAAGCTGCTCCATTGCATTGACGTCCCATCTAAATTACAGAGCAAATTTGAGTGAAATTCATGTCTGCAATATCAAACTGTTGGGCTAAATATATATGAACCACTAACCTTTCAATGGCATCTGTGAAGAGTTCCAGTTCGTCCATTGTACCATAAACGTCATAAACATCGTCAATTGTTGTTATCAGAACACCCACCTTCGTCAACATCCGTCTGAAGTCTCCAAACCGGGCCTCGGGTTTTAGCCCCAAAGCCCAGAAGAAATTCACCAGCAATCTGTCCCGTGCAAAACTTAGCTTCTCTCCATGACCTGTATTCCTCCACCAGCTTTATGGGACAATAAACATAGTTATATCAATGTAAGAAATGGTGggagaaaataaatattgtaatgTCCTGGTTCACACTGTCA harbors:
- the LOC123192796 gene encoding terpene synthase 10-like encodes the protein MNPASTLTRLLPRSCSVVGTSSSNSVVPGRVQCSGASKLSDEAIVRRSANYQPTIWGDDFVQSLKSHVGKSSEERAEKLKEEVRLTLDSAVDSVQQLELIDVLQRLGLSYQFEDEIKRILDRVYKNKHKQDSLYAVALEFRLLRQHYYDVSAEVFNSFSDEKGSFHSCGSDDCKEILFLYEAAFLLKEEESKMFHFVKNFAASYLKEYIKDKVGEDEYISKLVKHALELPLHWRVPRMEGRWFIDVYETRHDFNPILLELAKLHFNTLQETHQEDLKYVSSWWRNTGHGEKLSFARDRLLVNFFWALGLKPEARFGDFRRMLTKVGVLITTIDDVYDVYGTMDELELFTDAIERWDVNAMEQLPDYMKICYLVLLNFVNDMALHVLKVHGVDIIPCLKKVWTDLCKSYLLEAKWYHSGHIPTLAEYMNNAWISVSGSVLLVHAYFLDADPLTKEAIECLEEYSNIICWSSTILRLADDLGTSSDELERGDVAKSIQCYMHESGASQEDGREHIGEMIAATWMKMNRDRLENPHLSTTFIDSAMNLGRMAQCMYQHGDGHGIEVGQTRDNVLSVLVNPIQIQSADSSE